The segment AAGAGTCACGGTGACATTATATGGACATTCTACAATCAAATTAAGTGTGGACTGCAACACCAATTTAGAcgtgtaaaaatgtatttgaggAATGCATAAATATTACTACATTTTTGTCTCCTTTAGTTCTAGGACAGTCTCACAACAAACTGGTCTGAAATGTGTTGCAACCAATTCCCACTGAAAGTCAACAGTAATGCCAGTACAAATGAATTTACTGTTAAGTGACACATTTTAACATACAtatcaagaagaaaaaaaaccttaaCAATGGGAGCATTGTAAAGACTTTAACATCATCATGTTCAGCATCCATTACAGTTTCTCAGATCCTGAGGCAATTATAAAAAATACCACTGTTAAGAAACTAACCGAGTCTCTTCccgcaatctcctcctggatgtcgcACTGTTACCTGAAGGTTAAAATGTCCAAAACAGAACCAATACTCTTTTCCTCTTCCACCCCTACACCAAAATGCTCCCTCAATGTCAAGAATACCACAATATCATTAACACCCCGAACCCGCTTGTAACAGGTCATCTTAACTCCGCGCCCTCTGTCATTCCTCACCAAGTCCTGCCGTCTCCACCTCTAAAATATTGCTaggatacgcccttttctcactcatgacgcAAATAAAatccttgactactgcaacctacTCCCAGTTGGCATTTCCCTTGTTTGCCTGTCCCAACTCTAATCCATCCAAAATGGTGCTgtcagactcatctacctcactcaccggtccaattctgctgctccactacgcatattcCTACACTGGCTTCTCAAATCTTCTTAAAACCCTAGCTCTGACGTACAAAGCTCTCAACAATGCTGCCCCCCACCACAaaccccccttacatctcagccctcatacTTCAATATATTCTTAAACGCCCCCTACCCTCTACATCAATATATTCTTAAACGCCCCCTACATCAATATATTCTTAAATGCCCCCTACCTGCTGCTCATGACATccacctttcctcctgccttatctcctctcacGTCCTCCTACAAAAGACTTCTCCCATGCTGCACCCAGTCTCTGGAATTCACTACCACATAAAATCAGACTCttccccagctttcagacatttaaaaattcaccttttcaaggaagcctatttgCCATACCCCTAACATTCAaccaccctccccctgcccctgcctccaACTCTATTGGGTGTAACCgtgtggctggaccaaactccatgctatccAACACTGGCAAAAATTAACAAaatcagctgtgcagctggatcaCACTCATCCAGAAGCATACCCCATTCCACAataagcagccactttaccttttgtttcaacattgcccctcattctagattgtaagctctcacgagtaGGGCCTTCATTACCTCTATCTGTTTGCGCTGATTTGGCAGGTCATTCTTTTCATGTAATTTACACTGCACCTCCATTGTACCGCTCTGCGGACTATATTGGCGCTttgcaaataaatgataataaccgAGTCACAAATCATGTTATGTACAAGCTAGCTGCATATGAAGCCTTTGAAAGTTGAAAGCCATGAGATGGTACAGGTATTCATGTGCTCCATGTATTTGTAAGTAGGTGGCATTGCTGCTTGAATCAGAAGCCATCTCTCACATTGGCTGCTCTGTAATTAAAGTACaaatctcccccctcccgcccccattTTTGCAGAAACTAAAAATCAAAATGATTGCACAAAATCGGAATGTTTAGGCATCCCACAGAGCTGAACTGTCATGCTTGGGTGACATTATGACTTTGCTATTGGCCAGTGGAAATGAGGCTTGGATGGCAACCATATTGATTTCCCAAAAGGGAgcagaaaaacaaaaacacagacaGTCTACATATCTCGGCAACCAGGAGTTCCCAAAGATAAACATAGGGCTGTACAGCGCTGTGGCACTCCCTAGTCAACATTACAAAGTTGGATGGACAGCTCCTAAAGATTCGAAAATTAAAAATCGACAATACTTTAAAGCGACAAtactttaaagcggcaatccaggaccccctgcttcctgagatacttacctctgttgtGGGTACCAGTATCTCtagtttaaaggtcctggttacacaggccaataggaagccgcaacggatgacgtcatggcttcctattggcccacgtgacacagGACATGTaaacgccgccattatgttaggcaaacAAGTTCCCTGCCTGCAGTTACCGACACCGCTACGGTGGtaagtatttcaggaagcagggggtctccagagctgaaaattAACATtgtgcagctccggagaccccctgcttcaatcatgtaaaaaaaaatgcaacctggattgctgttttaaacacCCAAGATGGTAATTCCACAAGCTAGCATTTGCAGAGTAATCTAATGCTATTAAAACGTACAAACCATTCAATACATAAATGACGGCATTTCCAAGTAACTATTAGATCCTAAAATGTCCATCTGTACTAAATTTACTGTCACTTACTCCTATTTTGCTGAAGGTATTACATGGTATCAAAAGTTTAACTAAATTCTTTGACAAATATTTCTTCTCCAACTTTATTATACAATTAACAGAAAAAAGTTACAATTAAATAGTTTCACTATTACAAACCAGAAGTTCTGTAAACTGGCTTTAAAGCAAGGCGCGGTGTTTTTGTTTACTGCAAGCTCCCGATGGCAATTAAAGGTTTAATTGAAAAATTCATCTAGGTCAGCTGTTGATAAAAGAAAGTAGTCTTGTGATCTACATAGAGATTTTCAAATGGTGATAACTGGCACGGaaaacaatgtaaaaataaataaataaaatctaattGTAGGAATAGATACAATTATTTTGGCCAACTAATATGTTTCAGTCAAGTCATTGAATAGTAACCTCAATGAAAATATCTTGGGGTGAGGTAAATGTGAGATTATACACATAGTACATTTTTTACCTACAAATCTACCACTGACTTTGTTCAATGTTTCAAGTTGCATAGATTGTATACTATGTGATTCTAAAGGTCAATTTTGAGACAAAAATGCCAACAATCCATAAACACTAATACATCTTGTATTCATTAAAGTAATTATTCAAATGCCTTTTGAAATACCATGCTAGACTGCACATTGCCATGTTGGTCCAGATAATGTATGCTTTCTTTGTTATTCCTCAAGCCTAAATTCACTTATTACAAACATACTGTGTGATAATTATCAATTGCTCATCTAAACAACTGTTCGCTCCCTCTAAACTGTTTAAAAACCACTTTGCAAGTTCTATGGCTACCTTTTCTTTTCAAAGTAAATATCATTCTTAATGCACttgaaaacatatactgtatgaaaaccAATGGGGTTTACAATGTAACCAGCTAACTGGAATCTAATTTCCTTCCAAAACATCAATAAGTAGAGTTCTTGTGTCTCTTGTACTGGGAGGGCTAGGTTGCTATCTATAGACTGCCTGTCATAGAAGGTTACATGTTctaatgattttattttatttcaactCCAGTATATGCTGCTAAATGAAATGTTATCCTACAGAAGCTAAAACTACATAATATGTACCATGCTCTTTAATTAGCTACTAAACATTAAAATCTTGAAGCATTTTCCTAATCCGCATGAGTTCACAATTTGGGGTGTCAGAGAATTACTGGCACTGTATAAGTGGTAAGAAGCCATGCTTGCAATTTGTCTTAAAATTTGCGATGACAGTTCTGTCATTATGCACCCAGCTCCTTCATATTTTCATAGTACCATATACAATGCAATGTGAAAACCTTCCAGCTGAGTGTTATTAATCTTGACATCTGAATTTTTCCAGTGTATAATATCCGCTTTAATAACGGCCATGCACGTCATTTATGTTGTGTGGCATCTAGGGCACATTAACACAACCTCTGTTCGCCAACAATTCAACATCTCAGGGGGAAAAAAGGAACAATGCTGAGAAAATTCCTAGCTGTAAAATCAGTAACCTCAGAAGGAAGTAAAGAGAAGAGATGTCTCCTCCTGCCTGAGGTTCAGACTAATAAAAAGAGACTAAATAACTGAaacggaaagaaaaaaaaaactgcttcAGCGACCTTTTGTGCTTACAATTCCAGTGAACATGAATGTAGTAGTGGCTCTTCCTACATATAATCCTAAATGGGAAGAAAGAGAAATTATTGGATCATTTTCCAGGACCGTAAGACATCAATGGTAagaattttctctctctcatcttcatTACCAGTTGAATATTGGGGTTTTGTTCCACGCTATTAAGATGTGGTTGCTTGCATTCTATTATTTAAATACCAATAATATGAACATACATATATTACAGGGAATTGTAAAGGCATATATAATATGCGCACCAAATGAAATAATTTTGCCAAAAGTTTATAATCTAAAAACAAATAGACGAcctaaagtttaaaaaaaaaaaaaaattaaataccaaTACTGTACTGCACTTGGCAATTATATAACAGACACCTTAGCgcttgcaataaaaaaaaagaaaaatcttgGATGTTTTATTGGAATTCAAAAAACCTAGAGGCATTTACTGCTGTAAACTGTGACCTGGAGTTATGCAGAGCAAAGCATCACATCATGTGACAACCTTAACTTCGGCTGTAAGCACATCAGCAGATACAGTTATTCACTGTGCTACCAACAATGTTTTCAGATGCACTCTACGGGTATCTTCCATTATTTCCATTTCTTTATTGCAGCTAAAGACGGTACCAGTTTTAAATGGAGGAGATATTCGACGGACTATGAAAAGGGTTTAAAAAAACTCAACATACACGGGTCACATTTCAAGAAATAACATCAAAAAGAGGACTATTCCTGGAAGAACaaaaacatacaacatacaaaGAGATCGGCTGAATATCAGAGAATAAGATTTACAGGTAAACTATTAAAGCTCTTCTTTGATTTAAGGTTCATTTTgtaggatggtgggggggggggagatcttcAGTTATGGCTGCTAAATACGGTAGTTTCATTgtgaaaaatattttaaaacaatgTTAGAACAGAAATTGCTCTTAGACAAAAGCATATGAAATACCGTTCTTTTGTTTCACTGCATTAAAACAATTTGGTGTTAATTTCTAAGAAATAAACCTGGTCACATTTTCTATTATGAACAACCTCAGTACAGTCAGAATTATATGTATTTTCTCGCTTTGTACCAGTtcctgtgtgtgtttaaactaaTACAGAATGGAAGAGATGCATATCACAAaatgattaaaataataaaaagacgcAGGCTGGAAAACTATAGGCCGGCAAAGGTTTAAAAATGATCATCGGTGTGAAACAATTCATTTCAGTTGCTTTCCAGATTGAAGATGTCCTTTTTTGGGTGGATGAAATGGCCAAGAAACGAATCTGATAAATCCACACAATATTCTAGTTCAGATGTTGTGACCAAGACTTTATTGAGGGAATTGCAATGGCACCTAGGAGAGCGTGAAAGATTACTACAAGAGATTGAAAATGAACAGAAGGTCCAGAAAACGGGAGTGGATTACAACTGGCTAAGAAACGACCACAGCTTGAAGCCCAGCATCCCTGTTACTGAACAAAAGCAGCTTGAGGTTCTGTGCTCTCAAATTCAACCTTGCCACACTGGAACAGTTCTCAGCAGGTACTGAAAAAAAAATTTCCTAGTACGCTTGTGTCTTGATCAACCTTTCTTTGAAAAATCtacataacaagagacagggggtgcccaatgctgcatccaattgacaaaacatataaagtaaaatacttcaataataataattggttatttagttaaccctttggccaaaggcgtcataagcctgcataccaacgtcaaggtataaccttGAAAAATCTACAACAGATATTAAATTTTCTTAAATGCATGAAACTATGTACAATATAATTTGTAAACtgaaagcaatatatatatattttttcactcgAAGGCCCTCAAAAGACCTTAACGGGCATCAGGCATTGTATTTGTATAAGCTCTATAATGTCACACTGAAGAACAACAACTAATTGATAAAATGTGAAGAAATGTattgtgacatatatatatatatatatatatttttttattatttttttttaaatcaatgtttTGCTAAATAAAAGTTGGAAGATAATTAGTTTTAACATtacaaataaattatattttagaaAATAGAAAACATCCTTAATTCAATCGATTACTTAACATCATAGATGGGGAAAGATTTAAGGAGACAAGCCGATCCTCCGGGGAACGACGGTGCTGCTATCAGTGAAGGATTGGTGTCGGGATCCCTTTTTCAGTGGGAAATCTGCCTATGAAGCTGAGTCTTAAACTGCATGTTATGTGTCCCTAAAACTTTAATGACACCCATGGTTGACTGATCTTAGTATCAaaactatatttaaaaaaaaaatctaaaaatttAAGGCTtccatatgttttttatttttgctatgttCTAGTCATAAGTATATTGCCCAACTCTACAATGAATTCAAATGTACTATAGAAATGCTTCAGCGTTCTATGGCGATATTTAGTTCTAATAAAAGCTGTTTTTTTATTGCTGTTTTtaacaatgttaaataaaaatataattaattGTTTTTGTATAGCACTACtagtttacatagcgctttacagagacattttgcagacacagtccctgcccggcagagcttacaatctaagtttttggtgcctggggcaaagggagataaagtgacttgcccaaggtcacaaggagtcaacactgggaattgaactaggttccctgctttaaactcagtgccagtcaagtgttgttactcactgagccactcctcccaaaATATAGACTAAACTAATAAGGGCTGTTGGTTTTGTCGTAGAAGAGTTTACAGTTTGCACAGGCTACATTTTCAGCTGTTTCCAATCAAACTATAATGATGACAAGGACAAATTGCTTTGGTAGGCACAGTATTGACCCGAACAACAAGAGCAGCCGAGTTCTAAGGCTACTTTTATTAAACACAAAGCCAAGCGGTTTGGCCCCTATAGATAAAATGTTACTGCACCTCTATATCCTCCATTAAAACCGCAAAGTAACCTAAAGACAaactttcattcattttttttatttttattttaataaaaataaatatttcttactTTAAATTGTGACTTTGTACCCTTTTAGCTTAAAtataaaccttaaaaaaaaatgcagacatgTTTCCCTCCCCCTTTGTTTGACATGGctaattatttaatttttttttaaaacgtgtCATTGTCTATATACATCAAAATTAAATCTAAAATTATATTACGCGAGTATATTGATGCCATTATTTTTTGTGTGCTTAAGCGAATACTGTTTGGCGGGTGCGGGTGGGGAAGTATTAAATAAGTATACGTCTTATCATTCTTAGATTTCGTGAAGTTCTGGCAGAAAATGATGTGCTGCCATGGGAGATAGTCTACATATTCAAACAAGTGTTAAAGGACTTTCTAAGTTCCATCGAGAAAGAAAACCAACAAGTGAATATAATGGATATGTGGAATGCAAACTGTTCTGTCGCCTTTACACTCCCTGGTGAAAGTCCAACAAGATCTCACAAAGATGAAATCCCAACAGTTTCCAGTTATGTCGATAAAAATACTCAAAGTTTGTTTCCAACTTTCTCACACCGAATTTGGAATCTGCCATATTATTACCCATCAAGTTAAAGATTCTTCTTAACACTATCCAACAGTAATATCCCCGATCATGGACTCCCAGGAGTTTATCAGCTAATGCTCCCAGGAGCCAGGATCAGTCAGTCACCGAGAAACATAGCAGGGCAGGCATGTTAAAATATGCAGAAGCCATTTAAAAAAACTGATACTGAAAAACAGGCTGCTATGCATTATGTATGTCCATAAAAatacagtgataaaaaaaaaatcctattttgAAGCAATTTTAGCTAGTTAATGCAGCTATTTTTTACAGACAAGCTTTAAATATATACATTGTATGGTCCAATGTAGAGCATATTTTTGTATCCGAGTGTCAGAAATGTGATCCGATTATATTTAGGTCATTCTGTTCACGTTTTATAAGTAATTCTGTTATCCGTTTGAATTCCTGCACATATCAAAAAAATGTTACAGTCTTTTATTCAGTTTGTTAGATGTTAGTTATGGAACGGTATATTTACTATTTATAGTCATATAGGTTACTATGGAGGTGTTAATCAATTTTAAATGTAAATGTTTTCTCAGCAGCTATTACTATGGACACTGTTCTACAGTTGAACATGATGAAATATTAGGcggcagcaacagcagcagaatCTTGCttaaggcaagataaatataaaaaacaaaaagcggAAAGTTCAAATGCAAATTTAACCCAAGGAGAAGACAGTGTATGGCAATGTAGTATCTTTAGCAATATTTAGATATACAATGAAATGCTACCtttctgatgtttttttttacatgtgtaataGAGGTTGATATAAGCATATTTAGGATTACTTAGAAAAATTATATTTTGCAGCACTAAGGAAATGTGTGTTGTGTTTATACATTTTACCATATGAAGTATTATTGTATATCCAACGTCTAACCAATTTATAGAAATGTTATTCATGTTTGTACTTTTCATAAAGCTTTCCAAAATCTGTTGTCCAAATTATTACCTACATAAAGTGAATTCTTGCAATGCTtacttttattattgtgtttctTCTATGAATGCTTATGAGAGAAAATAGGAATCGTACTAAATAAAAATCATGGCAAACTTGTCAACATACAGTGCAGGCTAGTGTGGTGCA is part of the Ascaphus truei isolate aAscTru1 chromosome 9, aAscTru1.hap1, whole genome shotgun sequence genome and harbors:
- the RD3L gene encoding protein RD3-like, which encodes MSFFGWMKWPRNESDKSTQYSSSDVVTKTLLRELQWHLGERERLLQEIENEQKVQKTGVDYNWLRNDHSLKPSIPVTEQKQLEVLCSQIQPCHTGTVLSRFREVLAENDVLPWEIVYIFKQVLKDFLSSIEKENQQVNIMDMWNANCSVAFTLPGESPTRSHKDEIPTVSSYVDKNTQSLFPTFSHRIWNLPYYYPSS